The Rosa chinensis cultivar Old Blush chromosome 7, RchiOBHm-V2, whole genome shotgun sequence DNA segment CTTCACAAGCCACCCAAATTCATATTGGCCGGTCTGAATCTGCTAATAAGGTTGGTAAAGTTTAGATGATAATACAAGttttctaatttttgttttgtttgcattGTTGATTTGCTGTAATTATGTCTATGAGTCTGAACTTTCTGGGAGGAGCACCTTTTCAACTCCTATACGATGGTGTTAGGGTAGCCATAGGTAGAACTACCAAGTTCAAAGCCCTCCTCTTAAATCTCGAATCGACGCTAGACTGTTTGCAACCACGAGTCATCCAGCAGATAAGAGACCATAATGTGGAGCTGAATCTCCCAAACGATATAATTCAAGACCTGCAAGTGAAAATGGATGATGGTGTGGCACTCATTGCCAATTTATCTAGGCTTAGCGTGTGGAACTGTCGCGTATGGGGGGACTGTTGCAACTGCATGAAGCCTAGCTATGCAGACCAACTTGCTGCATTGGATAGGTCTCTTAGACGACTGTTGGAGATACTAAAGCTTGAGCAGATGAGGAACGTGGTGGAGCTCTTGCTTTTGGCAAGGAGAAGTAATGACCGACAAGATGACTTGGAGAGAAGACAGTTGGAAATTCTGAAAGCGCTGCAAGAAACCGGGGATATGTTAAGAGCGCAGCAGGAAGTAATGGAGAGAATTGAAAGGAATGGTGCTGCATCTTCAGACAGAGGAGGGTCAGCTCCTGCTCCTGCTCCTGCTCTAGGAACAGTATTTAGGGTGTTGTTTGATGTTGTTATCAGAGTAAAGGTCAAGAATATGATGTATGAGCGAATCCTCAAAGATTTTGAATCCACTCTTGAATGCTTGAAGCCACTTATAGAAGAGATGGTGGAGTCTAACAAGTTGCTGCATCTTTCAAATGAGGAACAAGAATATTTCATAATGCAAATGGAAAAGGGTGTAGAGTTAATTCACCAGTGCTCTGAGGCTTGCAAGAGAGGAATAAGGTATAAAAAGTACGAATACACCAAGAAACTTCTGGGATTGGATGCATGTCTTCAAAGGCTTTTCATTGAACTCAAAGAGCAGGTAGTAAGGAATGTGAAGGAGGCCTTGGTGCTTATAAGTAACTTGGAAAAAGAGATCACAGAAATTGAAGGGGTTGTTGTGGTACAAAGTGATGAAATTGAGTGTTCGATTCCAGCACCTCAACCCCGATCACCTTTAGTTGGAGAGGATTTACAAAATGTGCAGATAAATCAAGAGGTGATCGaggctctatgtcccccccttgtattatgtggtttcattaatcaaggcttgagggcaacTGCAACCGCACCCGCACCGGCCTTCGTTTTTATAGAAAATCAAGAGGTGATCGAGGAGACATTCGATGCAGTAAGCAACTTAGAAGAGGAGATCAAGGAAATTAGAGAAGTTCATGTGGTACAAAATAATGAAGTACAAAGTAAAGGTCCTCAACCTTCATTGCCTACAGCTGGATCCAGTGTACAAAGTATGCAGGGAACAAGGGATGTGATCAAGGAAAGATGGGACTCGGAAAAGTTGCCGGATGTCAAGCAAATTAAAGGGAAAGGCTTGTTCGAATATCCGGTTACTGGTGAATATGAACTTCCACCATTTCCAGTGGGACTTGCACAGGAAAGAGAAGATCACGCTGATGCATTCAGTAATGCATCATTGGAAGAACCGGTTGATGAATTGGATATGCATGTCAGCTACTTGAAACGGAAGCTTTTACATGGTGGTCACTTAGCCATTGTGCTGACGGGACCTGAAGGATGCGGGAAAACTAGATTGGCAGAAAAGTTTTGTCAAGATGAGGAAGTCATAGATGAATTCAAGAACAATATTTTCTTCGTCCCTGTTTCGGAAAGCCCCAAATTGCAGCTTATTGTTCAAAAACTATATCCAGAGGAGGGTTACAGGAAAATTATGTTGCCAGATGAAAATGGAGTTCATGCAATTCAGTGGCTGCAAGCATTTGTTAAGCATGTAGGACATCATCGTTCTCTGTTGGTCCTAGATGATGTCTGGCCTGGATCTGAATCCCTTCTTGATGAGTTTGATGAATTCAAAAGGTCAAATTTCAAGATTCTGGTGACATCAAGATTCGAATTTCCTAGATTTGGTTCCTCCTATTATGCAATGACGGATGATATACTTAGGGTAGGTAGATAACATGAAAATATTGTCAATTGCATGTCACAgccaaggaaaagaaaaagaataatgaGGGTAAGAACAAGGAAAGAAATGAGAAGTCTCTATGTTTGTGTACATTTCTAATGCCTTATACTATATTGGATTGATTGTGTTAAATTGGCAGAACTCAGTAAGCCATTTATAGAACAGAAAAATGTCTTCTGTGTAAAATTACTAACAAGAAATCCATCATTTACACACTGTTATTAAAGGAGACTTCTTTATTTGTCTTGGATGTGAATAATTGTAAGAATTTGATATTTTTTCAATCCAAAAGTTGATTCCATTTTGCTAACTAAGAGCGCTACTTAAATTTATAAAATGAAATGCTCTTTGTATTAGTTTATTGTTGCAATTGCTACCAGAAAACCACCAGGCAAGTACTGCATGAAATTTTCGatttaaaatttatatattagtACAAAGCTTAAACAGTCACCCGGAGGGTGAAATTATCTTCCAACAACAGCTTTCTTAACATTGATCTTCACACTTTCTCAGTAGCcagtcttttctttttcattgtgGCCTTCAACGTCAGAATGATCACCTAGCTAGACCATAGCAACGATGAATTATTGAGCAACCACGTTTATAAGGGCTAGAGGGCGGTTCAATAGGAACACAACCCGGAATTAGTTTTCCAAGAGAGGTTTTGCAAGGCTTAGGGAGTTTGAGGGAAATCCTTCTAGCGGCAACCCCGTGGTCCAGCGCCACCATGCTAACAAGTAGCAGGCAGAAGATTAATGATTTCATGTTTGACGATCCCATGATCTGAGGCTTCATTCACATTTGTTATATCTTATTCAATACGTGTATGAGAGATTGGCCATTTATATGAGTTTTCGCTGCCGTTTTACGTTTGAACTGTGGGGTTTCTGCTGTATTCATTTGCTGTTTCTTCCTATTTGATTGTTGATTTAATAACGAGATTTATTTTTAGTTGAGGCAGTTTGGGAACTATTTCGCAGTTATAGCACAACAGACTGATTGCTGATTGTCCTATTTTAGGCATTGAGGTTATTAGTTAGAACTTAGAAGAGAAAAGTTCTTCAAAACAAATAACTATTTTGGGATCACTCGATAATCACATGTAATGATCGGAATTGTTCATTTTGTTAAGTCAGTTTCGCTGATCACTCGTGCAGAGagcaacaaaataaacaatctTTTATCAAATGTGAACATCTGGTAGTATACAGCAAGTTTACATGTACTGGTTTATAGTACGTTGTTCGTATCTCATTACCTGCTCCTTTCAGAACCAAAATATGAGAATACACTCCTAATCTGTCCATTGATGTTACAAAATTGTACTCCTAGTTTGAGGTTTCACTCAAATGGAGGAATTTTATTAAAAGACAACCTTGCACCTCCAAGATCTGATAGAATTTCTACATGTTTCTGATACTCAAGAATATCCAGCACACATTTTGCTCTCTTTGCTCCTGAAAGATTGCACTTCATCCAGATTACAGCCAGCTGGAGTTTTGTGCAATCCAGATATATGACCATTACAAGTTACTCTGGAAGAGAACCACCAGAGTAATCTGCAATCTAGTTAACCAACCATCAAGTGCTGTTGATAATCAAAGGACCGCACAATCCTACTAGTTCTTGCAAATTTAAGTTGAAAACAAAAATGGCACTCAAGGAAATAATATGAATCAATCATAAACGCATATACAAGTAGCACTGGTTTTAAAATTGCATCTCATACACACCTTGGCCCAGTTTATTGAATGATCAcaaattttattataaatttattcACAATTTTGTAACAAATCAATACAATATTCACAGAACGAAGGGAGGAATGCACAATGAGCAACAATAATTGAATTTTTTCAATTGATGGGAATTTTCTGAACAAGATGAATAGAGGCACCCATAAACTTACATTTGCAGGCAGACAGATAACTGGATTCTCGCACACACTACCAGTTTTCCTTGACTATTTTAGATTTCTCTAGGATGAATTTCCCTTCCTTGTATTTCTGTGTTTCCTCATAGGCTCGTTCATACTTCCAGCCCAGCACTTCATGGCAGTCGCAGCAGTAGACATCCGCAACCGTGTGCAGACCAGTCATGAGGTGGCGGTCTTCTCTAGGGCCGACTGTAATATTCATTGCATGCGAGAACAGAAAGGCTCGACCATTTCTTCCCTAACGataaaatgaaagaagaaacaatCAAATCATGAATCTTGCAATCCTCTCATTTGATCACAACCAGAACAAGACTATCTTATCTATCTTATCTTATACACACATTAACCAAATGACTTATAGTACTAAACAAAAAACCCTCTACCAAACCCAAATCAACTTCTAGGCTGGATAATAGGGTTTGAGTTGAGCTCTTTATTCCAAGTTTTCAACATACAAAAAGGTTTAGATTTCAATACTCTTTTCCTCCAAATGTAACAAAAAATAATGCACATTCATCCCATGAACTTAATGACAGACAATACAAAAACAAACCAACTTTATCAATGCAAAAGAAAGCTCTATCTTCACCTGAAAGGCTTTAGAGATGACATCATCGTGAAGGGCAACATGGTTTCGGCAATTACAACAACCGTACAACCTCGGCCCAACCAATTCCGCCATCAACGATGGACAAGCAAGCAGAGACTGGCTTGGCCACTACACAAATTCCAAACCTTCTCCTAAAAGGCGGCATCCAAACATTCACAGATATTAGCATCACTCTTTAGTCTAATCCAGATTGAAACTCTTAAAACAAACCTCCATCATCCCAAAAATGTCAGGAGCGGCAAAAATCTCTCACCTTTTAACAAATATATTGGTCTCGTATGTACAACTTCGGCTATAAACCAATCTTGGACGCCATCTCTGTTGACAAAAACAGAATTGCTATTATAAAAGTAAACAAAGAAGCCACCCAGTTCAGAAATCTATAAAAGATCAGGCAGAGCAGATAAGTAAAACCCAGTAATCAACAGTGAATAtggttcgaaaaaaaaaaaatgaaacccaAATCAAAGGTGGAAGCTTTTTCTATAATCCATAAACGGGTAGTGGACTGATCACCAGGGAATGCAAGAAATATTGAAGATATGGAATTACATGGATAGATTGAGAGTGATTAGTATTAGTACCTGCCCAGTTGGGATGTGGAAGAGAGATGAGAGTTTGATTTGGGTTGTGTGAGAGTGAGAGTCTGAGCTGATAGAGATGGTATCGGAGTTCGGTGAGTTTGGAAAGTCTGAGTTGACAGATTGCGTACAAGCCTTTTCTCCAAAAAGGCAAAAGAgaaatctctttatttatgAGCAACTCATTTCCGTTAAAAATTTATTAGAAACGGAGAAGGTGCTGCCAAAAtggaaaaagatagaaaaaagaGGTTCTACCGAGATTTGAACTCGGGTTACTGGATTCAGAGTCCAATGTCCTGACCACTAGACCATAGAACCAACTTGTGAATGAATCATTACGTCTCTCTCATATTTCATTCGAAGAGCATGAGAACTGAAAAATTTTGgtgagaaaataaaaacttgtAATTTTGGTCAAAAATCGTGAACTATGATCCATAGTTTTGGACAGAAGTTTGATGTTCTAAAAAGTTTTagttctctcttttttaaaaAAGTTAATCGGATCCAGTTATGGAGTTGGGATTATTTCCTTTTGTAGAGCCCCAGTATCTTGGTAAAACCTAAAGGCTATTATATAGCTAACATGATATCATATGTATCAATAGTCAATACATTAGATGCACTAAAATTTTCAATAtgagtattttattttttgatttttcaacCAGGAATGATTTTAGATGTTTACAGACGACAAGTAAAGAGTGCTTCGACAATAGTTTCATTATAGATGTGTGTTTATAACATGTTCGAAGGCAAAAATTGCTCCCCCAAAAATGGAATATATATACAGGTAACAGAATTGGACCAATTAAGTGTTTCATCCCCGCACACAACACTAAGGAATTATGATGGGTAACACAATTTTGAACTGGATTTGGACCAGCCTCAAGAGgtcactttctcttctatgatgACCTATAATTATAGGATTTATTCAATAAATTTCTAATATCCAAAATCCAAATATCAATCAAACATAAAGTAATGCTAGGTGAATCACCTTTTAAGAAACCACCTAGAGCCCACCTTAGGTAATAGCTTATGTGGCTATGCCACATCATCA contains these protein-coding regions:
- the LOC112175944 gene encoding uncharacterized protein LOC112175944; the encoded protein is MSMSLNFLGGAPFQLLYDGVRVAIGRTTKFKALLLNLESTLDCLQPRVIQQIRDHNVELNLPNDIIQDLQVKMDDGVALIANLSRLSVWNCRVWGDCCNCMKPSYADQLAALDRSLRRLLEILKLEQMRNVVELLLLARRSNDRQDDLERRQLEILKALQETGDMLRAQQEVMERIERNGAASSDRGGSAPAPAPALGTVFRVLFDVVIRVKVKNMMYERILKDFESTLECLKPLIEEMVESNKLLHLSNEEQEYFIMQMEKGVELIHQCSEACKRGIRYKKYEYTKKLLGLDACLQRLFIELKEQVVRNVKEALVLISNLEKEITEIEGVVVVQSDEIECSIPAPQPRSPLVGEDLQNVQINQEVIEALCPPLVLCGFINQGLRATATAPAPAFVFIENQEVIEETFDAVSNLEEEIKEIREVHVVQNNEVQSKGPQPSLPTAGSSVQSMQGTRDVIKERWDSEKLPDVKQIKGKGLFEYPVTGEYELPPFPVGLAQEREDHADAFSNASLEEPVDELDMHVSYLKRKLLHGGHLAIVLTGPEGCGKTRLAEKFCQDEEVIDEFKNNIFFVPVSESPKLQLIVQKLYPEEGYRKIMLPDENGVHAIQWLQAFVKHVGHHRSLLVLDDVWPGSESLLDEFDEFKRSNFKILVTSRFEFPRFGSSYYAMTDDILRVGR
- the LOC112178948 gene encoding protein yippee-like At4g27745, translating into MAELVGPRLYGCCNCRNHVALHDDVISKAFQGRNGRAFLFSHAMNITVGPREDRHLMTGLHTVADVYCCDCHEVLGWKYERAYEETQKYKEGKFILEKSKIVKENW